From a region of the Paenibacillus segetis genome:
- a CDS encoding DUF4183 domain-containing protein, whose product MAVIKPVYTATATAPVASGGVVTTDVTPEVSRYLAIINAGMIGATDTTIPAGSFTDDLDNPVVTFPPLTGQDYFNVYLNGVLQQGGLSTLATTDLVLNAITPDITAGVPVLLEISSFDNTTSTITTQPTISAPIITIYT is encoded by the coding sequence ATGGCTGTTATTAAACCAGTTTACACCGCCACAGCAACCGCGCCAGTTGCATCTGGTGGGGTAGTCACAACCGATGTGACTCCTGAAGTTTCTCGTTATTTGGCTATTATCAATGCAGGTATGATAGGAGCAACGGATACTACCATTCCAGCAGGTAGCTTTACTGATGATCTTGATAATCCGGTAGTTACCTTCCCTCCACTCACAGGCCAAGACTATTTCAATGTCTATCTGAATGGAGTACTTCAGCAAGGAGGACTTTCCACTTTAGCAACGACCGACTTAGTGTTGAACGCTATTACACCAGATATTACAGCAGGGGTACCGGTCCTACTCGAAATTTCCAGCTTTGACAATACAACTTCAACAATTACAACTCAACCAACCATCTCTGCACCCATTATTACAATCTATACCTAA
- a CDS encoding voltage-gated chloride channel family protein, with protein sequence MITKIRADWQTFIERMPYAVVLGFFLKWLLYGGIVGLIVGSASAFFLVSLEYVTGLRVDHSWLLFLLPLGGALVSYLYMKFGKNSAKGNNLVLESIQDGHETIPLRMAPLVLFGTLVTHLFGGSAGREGTAVQMGGSLAEGFGKLIHVNRNDRMILLMCGISAGFGSVFGTPLAGTVFGLEVIAIGLMSYQALIPCFIASFIGDFVATKLWGISHIHYQVGQVPAVTVLVLLKVVIASILFGLTSLLFSRLTHFLKKWFSRIFANAVLKSAVGGLVVIALVYLVGSRDYLGLGVPLIADSFEKDVSPLAFLWKIIFTSTTLGAGFQGGEVTPLFAIGSTLGNALAGPLHIYAPFLASLGFIAVFSGAANTPIACFIMGIELFGAEGALFMFIACIISYLFSGHSGIYTSQQIMIFKNGIRSVPGDEKSANSAKNEH encoded by the coding sequence ATGATTACAAAGATAAGAGCTGATTGGCAAACCTTTATTGAGCGAATGCCATACGCCGTAGTACTTGGATTCTTTCTCAAATGGTTGTTGTATGGAGGAATCGTTGGTCTGATCGTAGGATCGGCTTCGGCATTTTTTCTAGTAAGTTTGGAGTATGTTACGGGGTTACGCGTGGATCACTCGTGGTTATTGTTTCTGCTTCCTCTCGGAGGGGCATTGGTTAGCTATTTATATATGAAATTCGGGAAGAATAGTGCAAAGGGAAATAATCTGGTTCTGGAGAGCATACAAGACGGACATGAGACGATTCCGCTGCGGATGGCACCACTAGTGTTATTCGGGACACTCGTAACTCATTTGTTTGGCGGTTCAGCAGGTAGAGAAGGTACTGCGGTGCAGATGGGGGGAAGTCTGGCCGAGGGCTTTGGTAAACTCATACACGTGAACCGGAATGATCGGATGATTCTGCTCATGTGCGGGATTAGCGCCGGGTTTGGTTCTGTATTTGGCACCCCACTGGCCGGAACGGTGTTTGGACTTGAAGTCATCGCTATCGGATTAATGAGTTATCAAGCACTTATACCGTGCTTCATCGCGAGCTTTATTGGAGATTTTGTTGCGACTAAGCTTTGGGGGATATCGCATATTCATTATCAGGTGGGACAAGTTCCTGCGGTAACGGTCCTCGTTCTCCTCAAAGTTGTGATCGCCTCAATTCTATTTGGATTAACCAGTCTTTTGTTCAGTAGATTAACCCATTTTTTGAAAAAATGGTTCTCTCGTATTTTTGCTAATGCGGTATTAAAAAGCGCTGTCGGTGGACTTGTCGTGATTGCTCTTGTATATCTGGTGGGTTCTAGGGATTACCTTGGATTAGGTGTACCTTTGATAGCTGATTCCTTCGAAAAAGATGTGTCTCCACTAGCCTTTCTGTGGAAAATAATCTTTACTTCTACAACTTTAGGAGCCGGTTTTCAAGGTGGCGAAGTCACTCCGTTATTTGCTATTGGTTCTACTCTAGGAAATGCATTGGCCGGTCCTTTACATATCTACGCTCCTTTTCTTGCTTCGCTAGGCTTCATCGCGGTATTCTCCGGTGCTGCAAACACACCGATCGCTTGCTTCATTATGGGGATCGAATTGTTTGGGGCTGAGGGAGCCTTGTTTATGTTTATCGCTTGCATCATCAGTTATCTGTTCTCAGGTCACAGCGGGATTTACACTTCTCAACAAATTATGATCTTTAAAAACGGGATAAGATCAGTCCCGGGGGATGAAAAGAGTGCGAATTCAGCAAAGAATGAGCATTAA
- a CDS encoding metal-dependent hydrolase, with protein sequence MRLTFLGHSSIHIDTGHYQLIIDPFLDGNPSAAIAPEEVNADYILLTHGHSDHIGDTEKIAKRTGATIIAVVELADYFESKGLQTVGMNLGGSCIFPFGKLKFTPALHSSSVQIDGRNVYLGVAAGLLLDLEGFNVYHAGDTALFSDLKLIGDRNSIDLALLPIGDFFTMGPEDALQAAEWLKAKHVIPVHYNTFPPIKQNGDQFVTELAHRNIVGHTLKPGDHLILEELNL encoded by the coding sequence TTGAGATTAACTTTTCTAGGACATTCATCCATCCACATCGATACAGGACACTATCAATTGATTATCGATCCGTTCCTGGATGGAAACCCAAGCGCAGCTATAGCTCCAGAGGAAGTCAATGCCGATTATATTCTACTTACACATGGTCATTCCGATCATATCGGAGATACAGAGAAAATTGCGAAACGGACGGGTGCGACGATCATTGCTGTTGTTGAATTAGCTGATTATTTCGAAAGTAAGGGTCTTCAGACTGTTGGAATGAATTTGGGAGGGTCTTGTATATTTCCGTTTGGTAAACTCAAATTCACACCTGCATTGCACAGCTCTTCCGTACAGATTGACGGTAGAAATGTCTACTTGGGTGTTGCAGCTGGACTTCTGCTCGATTTAGAAGGATTTAACGTTTATCATGCCGGTGATACTGCACTATTCAGTGATCTGAAGTTAATCGGAGATCGGAACTCGATTGATCTTGCACTATTGCCCATTGGTGATTTCTTCACGATGGGTCCTGAGGATGCTCTTCAAGCAGCTGAATGGCTCAAAGCGAAACATGTAATTCCTGTACACTATAATACTTTTCCCCCAATTAAGCAGAACGGGGATCAATTTGTGACCGAACTAGCTCACAGAAATATCGTAGGACATACCTTAAAGCCGGGAGATCATCTCATTCTCGAAGAACTGAACCTATAA
- a CDS encoding MFS transporter, which translates to MPEIVRDPKQRKLLTSAGFSWMFDAMDVGIISFVVADLTMKWGLTPLQAGIFNSVNLVGMAFGAAIAGIMADKFGRKAVLLWTLLIFSIASGLSAAATGFVVLCILRFIAGFGLGGELPVASTLVSESVPSKDRGRAVVLLESFWAAGWIAAALVSFFVIPKYGWQFAFLIGALPAFYALYLRKAISDSPRFTKQVAHRSLKDRFRTLWAKPHRRSTIMLWILWFTVVFSYYGMFLWLPSVMILKGFSLVKSFQYVLIMTLAQLPGYFTAAYFIEKFGRKFVLVLYLILTAFSAVWFGNAATEGMLIAAGICLSFFNLGAWGGMYAYTPELYPTSVRSTGVGLAASFGRVGGIIAPLLVGLLVSRHVTIGSIFVIFFLTIIVGAVAVLCLGKETKGQELID; encoded by the coding sequence ATGCCGGAAATTGTTCGTGATCCTAAGCAACGTAAGTTACTGACGAGTGCTGGGTTTAGTTGGATGTTTGATGCTATGGATGTTGGTATAATATCTTTTGTTGTAGCCGATCTAACGATGAAATGGGGTCTGACACCGCTGCAAGCTGGCATTTTCAATAGTGTCAATTTAGTCGGGATGGCGTTTGGAGCTGCGATTGCGGGAATTATGGCGGACAAATTTGGTCGTAAAGCAGTTCTCCTGTGGACGCTGCTTATTTTCTCAATAGCGAGCGGATTGTCTGCGGCAGCAACTGGTTTTGTAGTCCTATGCATACTACGTTTTATCGCAGGATTTGGACTTGGAGGGGAGCTTCCTGTGGCTTCAACCTTAGTCTCTGAATCCGTACCATCTAAAGATCGAGGAAGGGCAGTTGTACTTCTTGAAAGTTTCTGGGCTGCTGGGTGGATCGCAGCTGCTTTGGTTTCATTTTTTGTAATCCCTAAGTATGGCTGGCAATTTGCTTTTCTTATTGGAGCTTTACCGGCTTTCTATGCACTTTATCTTCGGAAGGCCATTTCGGACTCTCCTCGTTTTACCAAGCAGGTAGCACACAGATCTCTAAAGGATAGATTTCGTACTCTTTGGGCGAAGCCGCATAGACGTTCTACGATCATGTTATGGATTTTATGGTTTACGGTTGTGTTCTCTTATTATGGGATGTTCCTATGGCTTCCATCGGTCATGATTCTTAAAGGATTTAGCTTGGTGAAGAGCTTTCAATATGTGTTGATCATGACATTAGCGCAACTTCCGGGTTATTTTACAGCGGCTTATTTCATTGAGAAGTTCGGACGTAAGTTTGTCCTCGTATTGTATTTGATCTTAACGGCATTTAGTGCAGTTTGGTTCGGCAACGCTGCGACAGAAGGGATGTTAATCGCAGCGGGAATTTGTTTATCCTTCTTTAACTTAGGAGCTTGGGGTGGAATGTACGCTTATACTCCAGAGTTATATCCAACCAGTGTTCGCTCGACTGGCGTTGGGTTAGCTGCATCCTTCGGGAGAGTAGGCGGAATTATCGCTCCCCTGCTTGTTGGTCTGTTGGTATCACGACACGTTACAATTGGATCGATCTTCGTGATCTTCTTTTTGACGATCATCGTTGGTGCTGTAGCTGTATTATGTCTAGGTAAGGAAACAAAAGGTCAAGAGTTAATCGATTAA
- the rpoD gene encoding RNA polymerase sigma factor RpoD, giving the protein MSEDLKHDEPSYTDDLSLPPGIKIDDPVRMYLKEIGRVPLLSGEEEIKLAQRIEQGDEEAKRRLAEANLRLVVSIARRYVGRGMVFLDLIQEGNMGLIKAVEKFDYSKGFKFSTYATWWIRQAITRAIADQARTIRIPVHMVETINKLIRISRQLLQEIGREPTPEEIAKEMELSPDKVREIMKIAQEPVSLETPIGEENDSNLGDFIEDKDAMAPADAAAYELLKEQLEEVLDTLTEREENVLRLRFGIDDGRTRTLEEVGKEFGVTRERIRQIEAKALRKLRHPSRSKRLKDFME; this is encoded by the coding sequence ATGTCAGAAGATTTGAAACACGATGAACCAAGTTATACAGACGATTTATCATTGCCACCAGGCATAAAAATTGATGACCCAGTTCGTATGTATTTAAAAGAGATTGGTCGGGTACCTTTGTTGTCCGGCGAAGAAGAGATCAAACTTGCTCAACGAATCGAGCAGGGCGACGAAGAAGCTAAACGTAGATTGGCTGAAGCCAATTTGCGGCTAGTAGTAAGTATTGCTCGGCGATACGTTGGTCGGGGTATGGTATTCCTTGATTTGATTCAGGAAGGTAACATGGGTCTGATTAAGGCGGTTGAGAAATTCGATTATTCCAAAGGCTTTAAGTTTAGTACTTATGCGACATGGTGGATTAGGCAAGCTATTACAAGAGCGATTGCAGACCAGGCAAGAACGATTCGTATTCCAGTTCATATGGTAGAAACCATTAATAAACTGATTCGAATTTCGAGACAATTACTGCAAGAGATTGGTCGAGAGCCTACACCTGAAGAAATTGCTAAAGAAATGGAACTTTCACCTGATAAAGTACGAGAAATAATGAAAATAGCGCAAGAACCCGTATCATTGGAAACACCGATTGGTGAAGAAAATGATTCGAATTTGGGTGACTTTATTGAGGATAAGGACGCTATGGCTCCTGCAGATGCGGCAGCATATGAACTCCTTAAAGAGCAGCTTGAAGAGGTGCTAGATACGCTAACTGAACGGGAAGAGAATGTGCTTCGTTTACGCTTCGGGATTGATGATGGGCGTACACGTACCCTTGAAGAAGTAGGCAAGGAGTTTGGCGTTACTCGGGAACGGATTCGTCAGATCGAAGCCAAAGCGTTGCGTAAGCTTAGACACCCAAGCCGTAGTAAGAGACTTAAAGATTTCATGGAATAA
- a CDS encoding RNA polymerase sigma factor: MRKNSLLRTDRELGEIYRRNVDTVYRLCYMYLKNSADAEDAVQSIFLKLIKSSPIFSDHEHEKAWFIVLTQNHCKDILKSWWKTRRIDLTALPEVSCWDDCEQSGEVLERLLTLPNKYKIVLYLYYFEDYSVKEISNMLKRKVSTIQTQLATGRKLLKMNLVDRTQDNYVINLRTRDKTVEN; this comes from the coding sequence ATGAGAAAGAATTCTTTATTGCGTACGGATAGAGAATTGGGTGAGATATATAGACGGAATGTAGATACAGTTTATAGACTCTGTTATATGTATTTGAAAAATTCAGCGGATGCAGAGGATGCTGTTCAATCTATATTTTTAAAATTAATAAAATCTAGTCCTATCTTTTCTGACCATGAACATGAAAAAGCATGGTTTATTGTTCTAACTCAAAATCACTGCAAGGATATTTTAAAAAGCTGGTGGAAAACCCGCCGGATTGATTTAACCGCGCTGCCAGAGGTGTCTTGCTGGGATGATTGTGAGCAATCAGGAGAAGTACTTGAAAGACTGCTTACGCTACCCAATAAGTACAAAATAGTGCTATACCTATATTATTTTGAAGACTACTCAGTGAAAGAAATATCAAACATGCTCAAACGCAAAGTAAGCACCATTCAAACCCAATTAGCAACAGGGCGTAAATTATTAAAAATGAATTTAGTAGATCGGACTCAAGATAACTATGTTATAAATCTAAGAACGAGAGATAAAACAGTTGAAAACTAA
- a CDS encoding GNAT family N-acetyltransferase, whose product MIRSCAIDGSEDVIIHSIINDAAQAYKGIIPQDRFSDPYMSMEHLKSEVADGVAFWGYEDEEGNLIGVMGVQDKGDVALIRHAYVRTNQRGKGIGSKLLAHLMDDGDKPLLIGTWASASWAISFYMRHGFKQVDQQEKEQLLRTYWSIPDRQIETSVVLCDPSWSTR is encoded by the coding sequence GTGATCAGATCATGCGCTATTGACGGTAGTGAGGACGTAATCATTCATTCAATTATTAATGATGCAGCTCAAGCTTATAAAGGGATTATTCCGCAAGATCGATTCAGTGACCCTTATATGTCGATGGAACATTTAAAGAGTGAAGTGGCGGATGGAGTTGCTTTTTGGGGATATGAAGATGAAGAAGGCAATCTTATTGGTGTGATGGGTGTCCAAGACAAGGGAGATGTGGCTTTAATTCGTCATGCTTACGTTAGAACGAATCAACGTGGTAAAGGGATCGGAAGTAAGTTGCTTGCACATTTGATGGATGACGGAGATAAACCACTATTGATCGGAACATGGGCATCCGCGTCATGGGCGATTTCTTTTTACATGCGGCATGGATTTAAACAGGTGGATCAACAAGAGAAGGAGCAACTGCTTCGTACATATTGGAGTATTCCAGATCGGCAGATTGAAACGTCCGTAGTGCTGTGTGATCCAAGCTGGAGTACGAGATAA
- a CDS encoding DUF4183 domain-containing protein — protein MKHRSLKKKGKCSKKVEIKLKRRRKSSCLCKVRKGKQSLRRVKKFRFRRKHSHLRVIGLRRSKGKHRLHGNSGHVGHFGSDCFRGSEGHHNQNDHHENHHKHCLPGPQGPEGPQGPQGPQGPQGAQGAQGIPGLPGIPGARGPTGATGAQGLQGLPGAQGPQGIPGTPGLQGPQGNPGVPGLPGMQGAQGPTGATGVTGPPGGITGGIEVDVLPTAYRYVTFPTDNLQSTVTIPSHLFIDDDGNVVTVFNGTGTNSYTNVFINGILQEGSLYTITASDLTLYLDESTIYAGVPITVENVEFNTQVTYI, from the coding sequence TTGAAACATCGTTCTCTTAAGAAGAAGGGGAAGTGTTCGAAAAAAGTAGAGATTAAGTTAAAAAGACGACGGAAATCTTCATGCCTATGTAAAGTAAGAAAAGGCAAACAAAGTCTAAGACGAGTCAAAAAGTTCCGGTTCCGGAGAAAACATAGTCATTTAAGAGTAATTGGGTTACGCCGCTCTAAGGGGAAGCATCGTCTTCATGGGAACTCAGGTCATGTTGGTCATTTCGGATCAGATTGTTTTAGAGGTTCCGAAGGTCATCATAATCAAAATGATCATCATGAGAACCATCACAAGCATTGTCTTCCCGGACCACAAGGGCCAGAAGGACCTCAAGGCCCACAGGGACCGCAAGGACCGCAAGGGGCACAAGGAGCGCAGGGAATACCTGGTCTGCCGGGTATTCCAGGTGCACGAGGTCCAACGGGCGCAACAGGAGCCCAAGGATTACAGGGATTACCGGGAGCGCAAGGCCCACAGGGGATCCCAGGTACACCAGGTCTACAGGGACCGCAGGGAAATCCAGGCGTACCTGGTCTGCCAGGCATGCAGGGTGCACAAGGTCCAACAGGGGCAACGGGGGTTACAGGGCCACCTGGAGGAATAACTGGTGGTATTGAAGTGGATGTCCTGCCTACAGCCTACAGATACGTTACTTTCCCGACTGATAATTTACAGTCCACTGTAACTATTCCAAGTCATCTGTTCATAGATGACGATGGAAATGTAGTAACCGTATTTAATGGTACCGGCACAAATAGTTATACGAATGTATTTATCAATGGCATTTTACAGGAAGGTAGTTTATATACAATTACGGCTAGTGATCTGACACTGTATCTTGATGAGTCTACTATCTATGCAGGCGTTCCAATCACGGTTGAGAACGTTGAATTTAATACCCAAGTCACTTATATTTAG